In Sander lucioperca isolate FBNREF2018 chromosome 21, SLUC_FBN_1.2, whole genome shotgun sequence, the following proteins share a genomic window:
- the rasd2 gene encoding GTP-binding protein Rhes — protein sequence MNATEKIYLPVDGILEMFNSLTGHLQSGITHPVLKSAVLTPVAQNPKVSHISKTGMAIIKTGKGLWRQQDKRVVASRSSSGNRQVSTDKLPKRSVDLLELGLTKPRNCHRIVVLGAPKVGKTNILQWFLGKKFEEHYEPTTEDFHRKLFHIGGEAYQIDLLDAASERDFPAKRRLSILTGDTFLLVFSLDDRESFNEVCERLNEIKAAKAKLLNKLKHPARVPPVVICGNKADLEAQRAVRRSEVKEILGEDVAFFETSAKEGTGMEGVFRALATLGGMPAETSPSRHQIISILTYQSMCIGQRGRRGNRRLGAPCAAVDPLACRPSFTSDLRLVLESSTKHNKPEMCQIQ from the exons ATGAACGCAACTGAGAAGATTTACCTTCCCGTTGATGGCATCCTCGAAATGTTCAACTCTCTCACCGGTCATCTTCAATCAGGCATTACGCACCCAGTTCTTAAGAGCGCAGTCCTTACCCCAGTAGCCCAGAACCCCAAAGTCTCACACATATCGAAGACAGGCATGGCCATCATCAAGACGGGTAAAGGGCTCTGGAGACAACAAGATAAAAGAGTGGTTGCAAGTAGATCGAGTTCTGGCAATCGGCAGGTTTCGACTGATAAGCTCCCCAAAAGGTCCGTGGATCTGCTGGAGTTGGGTCTGACCAAGCCCAGGAACTGTCACAGAATAGTTGTGCTTGGCGCACCCAAAGTAGGTAAAACCAACATCCTCCAGTGGTTCTTGGGTAAGAAGTTTGAAGAGCACTACGAACCCACAACCGAGGATTTCCACAGAAAACTGTTCCACATAGGAGGGGAGGCATATCAGATCGATCTTCTGGACGCTGCAAGCGAGAGGGACTTCCCTGCTAAACGGAGGTTATCCATACTGACAG gtGACACCTTCCTGCTTGTGTTCAGTTTGGATGACAGAGAGTCCTTCAATGAAGTCTGTGAGCGGCTCAACGAGATCAAAGCTGCTAAGGCAAAGTTACTGAACAAATTAAAACATCCCGCGAGAGTACCACCAGTCGTGATATGTGGAAATAAAGCGGACTTGGAGGCACAGAGGGCCGTCAGACGGTCAGAGGTAAAAGAAATTCTCGGCGAGGATGTCGCATTCTTCGAAACCTCTGCTAAAGAAGGTACCGGAATGGAAGGTGTGTTCAGGGCCCTAGCCACTCTGGGCGGAATGCCTGCCGAGACGAGTCCGTCACGGCACCAGATCATATCCATCCTCACCTATCAGTCGATGTGCATCGGCCAGCGAGGCAGGAGAGGGAACCGGAGACTCGGTGCGCCCTGTGCCGCCGTCGATCCTCTGGCTTGCCGCCCGAGCTTCACCAGCGACCTGCGGCTGGTGCTAGAATCAAGCACCAAGCACAACAAACCCGAGATGTGTCAGATTCAATGA